In Bacillus spongiae, a single genomic region encodes these proteins:
- a CDS encoding Rrf2 family transcriptional regulator, protein MSISSRFSVGVHILALIEINKDGVSTSEFLAGSVNTNPAVIRKIMGMLKNAGLVKVRPGIAGAELAKSLSEITLLDVYKAVNVVQENELFSIHENPNPDCPVGRNIQCTIGPLFTIAQTAMEKALEGVTIEDVVKDIMEKEKLNSK, encoded by the coding sequence ATGTCTATTAGTAGTCGATTCTCTGTAGGAGTTCATATATTAGCTCTTATTGAAATTAATAAAGATGGTGTCAGCACTTCTGAATTCTTAGCGGGAAGTGTAAACACTAATCCTGCTGTTATTAGAAAAATTATGGGAATGCTTAAAAATGCTGGATTGGTAAAAGTAAGGCCTGGTATTGCAGGAGCTGAATTAGCAAAAAGCTTATCTGAAATTACCTTACTTGATGTATATAAAGCTGTGAATGTTGTTCAGGAAAATGAACTATTTAGCATACATGAAAATCCAAATCCTGATTGTCCTGTTGGGAGAAATATCCAATGTACGATAGGCCCTTTATTTACCATAGCCCAAACTGCCATGGAAAAGGCTCTTGAGGGTGTAACAATAGAAGATGTAGTGAAGGATATTATGGAGAAAGAGAAGTTGAATAGTAAGTAA
- a CDS encoding flagella basal body P-ring formation protein FlgA, protein MIESKKRAFIFLFLAFLLALSVGYLVYNKVKDLNSELGGMTEIYVAKGDIPSRTPIKESQIAVMEIPNKFVTESHITGKQQLENRASVVPLKEGDIITKNMIKPVSNLNNEDNRLVAIYRNDKVQFDQVIEALDRIDIIVSSEVDGERKTELFMKDVPVSYAEGDEKNFAGVAVEVPEEKAPELIHMQNYAEHMRILKANVGKNDLPSEEQVESKPEAGSQKNEQPVEQKPVDENKPNESNQGDASNGNES, encoded by the coding sequence ATGATTGAGTCCAAAAAAAGAGCATTTATATTCTTGTTTTTAGCGTTTCTGTTAGCTTTAAGTGTAGGCTACTTAGTCTACAACAAAGTTAAAGATCTAAATTCTGAATTAGGTGGAATGACGGAGATTTATGTGGCAAAAGGTGATATCCCGTCAAGAACTCCCATTAAGGAAAGTCAAATTGCCGTAATGGAGATACCTAATAAATTCGTTACAGAATCACACATTACAGGGAAACAACAATTGGAGAACAGAGCTTCAGTCGTTCCTCTTAAAGAAGGTGACATCATTACAAAAAACATGATTAAACCTGTTTCTAACTTAAATAATGAAGATAACCGACTTGTAGCGATTTACAGAAATGACAAAGTTCAATTCGATCAAGTCATCGAGGCGCTAGATAGAATTGATATCATCGTTTCATCTGAGGTAGATGGAGAAAGAAAAACAGAGCTGTTTATGAAGGATGTTCCGGTTTCCTATGCTGAAGGAGATGAGAAGAATTTTGCGGGGGTAGCTGTTGAGGTTCCAGAGGAAAAAGCTCCTGAGCTAATACATATGCAAAACTATGCTGAGCATATGAGAATCTTAAAGGCAAATGTCGGTAAAAATGATTTGCCATCAGAAGAACAAGTAGAGTCTAAGCCGGAAGCTGGATCGCAGAAAAACGAACAGCCTGTAGAACAAAAACCTGTTGATGAGAACAAACCAAATGAATCAAATCAAGGAGACGCATCAAATGGAAACGAATCTTGA
- a CDS encoding ABC transporter substrate-binding protein, which yields MNDRYFTMRAHFLEREANGRCFFKLRELEQLWFCSLKNVKRILRQFEELDKITYLPGAGRGNPSEMIFSHPLQIEVEEFMKDCIENGKLDQVAQLLRLPIPKSWLLKVSSDIREMFGYQQGTESKDVLHSFISRDFTTLDPLKVSISFESHLIEYLGDTLVKYDRKKDRILPHLAHHFESEEDDRKWTFHLRKGVFFHHQKPLTSNDVAYTIERIINSDESSHQWLTGDIEKVDCPHPYKVIITLNKKNPFFLRYIASPHFCILPSNQPFNEEEWIGTGPFSLKERTENKMVLEAFDHYFLERPLLDELHFYKVSHDAATIVDFTVQNSPSDEVRSKHEIETGFRFLMFNLRKQTVVQHPSVRKALYHLMDIEQLATDLNWDQWVEASSFVNSRSSPQKKDPTAIPALLAEAGYNGEPLSLYHMNYQKASDLANWFKEQGEKYGITFVLQSYTFHDFYCRDIDQKADLIFMGEVSSLDPHLSFLGAFYNDTLLFRRMFPLDSLQWINRKLETFKQVDSENREVIMSEIEAHIRENDLLIFQHHPIKTRTFHPLIKDVKIHSFGHFDFSKLWIPS from the coding sequence ATGAATGACCGTTATTTTACGATGAGAGCTCATTTTCTTGAACGAGAAGCAAATGGAAGATGTTTCTTTAAATTAAGAGAGCTTGAACAACTATGGTTTTGTTCATTGAAAAATGTGAAAAGGATTCTCCGCCAATTTGAAGAGTTAGACAAAATCACATACCTTCCAGGTGCAGGACGAGGCAATCCTTCAGAAATGATTTTTTCACACCCTTTGCAGATAGAAGTGGAAGAGTTCATGAAAGATTGTATAGAAAACGGAAAGCTTGATCAGGTTGCCCAGCTTCTCAGACTTCCGATTCCAAAATCGTGGCTTCTAAAGGTGTCTTCAGACATTCGGGAAATGTTTGGCTATCAGCAAGGAACTGAATCCAAGGATGTATTGCATTCCTTTATTTCAAGAGACTTTACAACGCTCGACCCCTTGAAGGTTTCCATCTCCTTTGAATCACATTTAATTGAATACCTAGGTGATACACTCGTCAAATATGATAGAAAAAAGGACCGGATTCTTCCCCATCTTGCACACCACTTCGAATCAGAGGAAGACGATAGAAAATGGACGTTTCACTTACGCAAGGGAGTTTTCTTCCATCACCAAAAGCCACTGACAAGTAACGATGTCGCTTATACAATTGAAAGAATAATAAACAGCGATGAGTCTTCCCATCAATGGCTTACAGGGGATATAGAGAAAGTCGACTGTCCTCATCCATATAAAGTCATCATTACATTAAATAAGAAAAATCCATTTTTCTTAAGGTACATCGCTTCACCCCATTTCTGTATCCTTCCGTCAAATCAGCCTTTCAATGAAGAGGAGTGGATTGGTACCGGCCCTTTTTCTCTAAAGGAACGTACCGAAAATAAGATGGTATTGGAAGCATTTGATCACTATTTTCTTGAAAGGCCGCTTCTTGACGAACTTCATTTTTATAAAGTAAGTCATGATGCTGCAACGATTGTGGATTTCACCGTCCAAAATTCACCTTCAGATGAGGTACGAAGTAAACACGAAATTGAAACAGGCTTTCGATTTTTAATGTTTAATTTAAGAAAACAAACGGTTGTCCAGCACCCTTCTGTCCGCAAAGCCCTCTACCATCTGATGGATATAGAGCAGTTGGCAACAGATCTCAACTGGGATCAATGGGTAGAAGCGAGTAGCTTCGTAAATTCGCGGTCCTCTCCGCAGAAGAAGGACCCAACAGCGATTCCCGCTTTATTAGCAGAAGCGGGATATAATGGTGAACCACTCTCGCTTTATCATATGAATTACCAAAAAGCCTCTGACCTAGCCAATTGGTTTAAAGAGCAGGGAGAGAAATACGGCATAACATTTGTACTACAATCGTATACCTTTCACGATTTCTATTGCCGTGACATCGATCAGAAAGCAGACTTAATCTTCATGGGGGAGGTGTCTTCTCTAGATCCTCACCTTTCATTTTTAGGTGCTTTCTACAACGACACTCTTCTATTCAGACGAATGTTTCCCCTAGACTCCCTTCAGTGGATTAATAGAAAGCTAGAGACCTTCAAACAGGTAGATTCAGAAAACAGGGAAGTCATTATGTCTGAAATCGAAGCTCATATTCGTGAAAACGATCTATTAATTTTTCAACACCACCCAATTAAAACAAGGACCTTCCATCCTTTAATAAAGGATGTGAAAATCCATTCATTCGGACACTTTGACTTCTCTAAACTATGGATCCCCAGTTAA
- a CDS encoding protein-ADP-ribose hydrolase, producing the protein MPQLQLQDYSSLIHLEGDFVPSLLLTNAEKIVDEIISQLLIEPNAPKDVEIPDNYQGKRNLLRALLNIREAKPLNADILNKINALLQTELKEKGIVEVEKLDSVAKQFPNNPYRQSNKFSLWQGDITQLNANAIVNAANKHMLGCYQPLHACIDNAIHSAAGPQLRDDCDIIMSAQKELEETGKAKITSAYNLPANFVLHTVGPIVPKGTELTKEQRDELTSSYISCLELANKIDKIKTVAFCAISTGVFGFPKPEAAHIAVSTVNQWLESQPNHFEKIIFNVFSEGDFNEYAKVFTS; encoded by the coding sequence ATGCCTCAATTACAATTGCAAGACTATTCGTCATTGATTCATTTAGAGGGTGATTTTGTCCCATCTCTATTATTAACGAATGCTGAAAAGATTGTCGATGAAATAATTAGTCAGTTATTAATAGAACCAAATGCCCCAAAAGATGTAGAAATACCTGATAACTATCAGGGAAAACGAAATTTGTTAAGAGCTCTTTTAAATATAAGAGAGGCAAAACCATTAAATGCTGACATATTAAATAAGATTAACGCTCTCTTACAAACTGAGTTAAAAGAAAAAGGAATCGTTGAGGTCGAGAAACTTGATTCGGTTGCAAAACAATTCCCAAATAATCCTTATAGGCAATCTAATAAATTTAGTTTGTGGCAAGGAGATATTACACAGTTAAACGCTAATGCCATTGTGAATGCAGCAAATAAACATATGTTGGGTTGTTATCAGCCCTTACACGCCTGTATTGACAATGCCATTCATTCAGCTGCCGGTCCACAACTTAGGGATGACTGTGACATTATTATGTCTGCACAAAAGGAGTTAGAGGAAACGGGTAAAGCAAAAATTACTAGCGCTTATAATTTGCCTGCTAATTTTGTGTTGCACACAGTGGGTCCTATTGTTCCAAAAGGAACTGAATTAACTAAGGAACAAAGGGATGAATTAACATCTAGTTATATCTCTTGTCTGGAATTGGCAAATAAGATTGATAAGATTAAAACTGTTGCGTTCTGTGCAATATCAACGGGTGTGTTTGGTTTTCCGAAACCAGAAGCTGCACATATCGCCGTAAGCACAGTAAATCAATGGCTAGAATCTCAACCAAATCATTTTGAAAAAATTATATTTAATGTGTTTAGTGAGGGAGATTTTAATGAGTATGCAAAGGTTTTTACGAGCTAA
- a CDS encoding alanyl-tRNA editing protein translates to MTIKRYYQDAYMNVFQTEIQNQQQDENGAWYVVLEETAFYPTGGGQPHDTGTLHNRNVINVEEVNGEIRHYIEEPIEDISTVVEGRVNWDRRFDHMQQHAGQHILSAAFIEALSYETISFHLGKEILTIDLDVSNITETDALKAEALANQVIQEGRLIETKWITEAELSDYPLRKQPSVTGEIRLVLIPDFDYNGCGGTHPRSTSEVGAIKILDWEKHKGHIRLQFVCGNRVLKQLHQKHGLLKELTGMLQAPEESMVLTIERLQAKQKEQEKAIEELKEGLLIYEAEELLKEAKAHEGRTFIKASFVDRPIRELQKIAQHITSRRNETVVLLVVQNDEKLQFVAAKGSSPRVNLRTVAQNVFPLINGRGGGKESFVQGGGEALISKEELLESLTNQI, encoded by the coding sequence ATGACGATAAAGCGATATTACCAAGATGCCTACATGAACGTATTTCAAACGGAAATCCAGAATCAACAACAGGATGAAAACGGTGCTTGGTATGTGGTATTAGAGGAAACAGCGTTCTATCCAACGGGAGGAGGACAGCCTCATGATACGGGCACATTGCATAACAGGAACGTAATTAATGTAGAAGAAGTGAATGGTGAAATCCGTCATTATATTGAAGAACCGATTGAAGATATTTCAACGGTTGTTGAAGGACGAGTGAATTGGGACCGTCGTTTCGACCATATGCAGCAGCATGCCGGTCAGCATATTTTATCTGCTGCATTTATAGAAGCACTTTCATACGAGACGATCAGCTTCCATCTAGGGAAAGAGATATTAACGATTGATCTAGACGTAAGTAATATTACAGAAACAGATGCTCTTAAAGCAGAAGCATTAGCCAACCAAGTGATTCAAGAGGGGAGGCTAATTGAGACGAAATGGATAACAGAAGCAGAATTGTCTGACTATCCACTCAGAAAGCAACCCTCTGTTACGGGTGAAATTCGACTCGTCCTCATACCTGACTTTGATTACAATGGGTGTGGTGGAACCCATCCCCGCTCTACAAGTGAAGTTGGGGCAATTAAGATTCTTGATTGGGAGAAGCATAAAGGGCATATTCGCTTGCAGTTTGTGTGCGGAAATCGGGTACTCAAACAGTTACACCAAAAGCATGGACTTTTAAAAGAGTTAACGGGCATGTTGCAGGCGCCGGAAGAAAGCATGGTACTGACCATTGAACGTTTACAAGCGAAACAAAAAGAACAAGAGAAGGCTATTGAAGAATTGAAAGAAGGTTTATTAATCTATGAGGCAGAAGAGCTATTGAAAGAGGCGAAGGCTCACGAAGGGCGAACGTTTATTAAGGCATCTTTCGTAGACCGTCCAATCAGAGAGCTCCAAAAGATCGCTCAGCATATCACATCTAGGAGAAATGAAACCGTCGTATTATTGGTTGTGCAAAATGATGAGAAACTTCAATTTGTAGCAGCAAAGGGGTCATCACCTCGTGTCAACTTAAGGACGGTCGCTCAAAACGTTTTCCCATTGATTAACGGGAGGGGCGGCGGAAAAGAATCATTTGTTCAAGGTGGAGGAGAGGCATTAATCAGCAAGGAAGAGCTACTGGAATCATTAACAAATCAAATATAA
- a CDS encoding AAA family ATPase, with protein METNLDILLVSEDDVVTNQVLNTLDQEDSSLSVISAEDTVREVNRQTRDIIVFVQSNNDNSVELIQYIKSVNPSTYIIFLARDSDFTILRNISKAGAEDFFVLPDEMSLFLSRFPTIKKNYEMKKSNREESTVVFGKGRGQIYSFYSGKGGSGKSIISSTFAQTLKLESAAEVILIDFNIQYGGIETMMSIETNRSIADLTPVIEELNESHVRNVSQTETHSQLEILVSPCDAEVGETLDDQFIAKLLRTCRRSFDYVIIDLPSDINHLMVTAMEESDKIYYVLYPETSSLKVLKHYEELCTRLGIDLQSRLEIVLNETSKENELQEGDLKDILRFPITAAIRRDLKGLQTFINKGEPVRKSPNEKRLIPFAKDIRKFTRAVLK; from the coding sequence ATGGAAACGAATCTTGATATTCTACTAGTTAGTGAAGATGACGTAGTTACGAATCAAGTCTTGAACACTCTTGATCAAGAGGATAGTAGCTTGTCTGTCATTTCTGCTGAAGATACAGTAAGAGAAGTCAACAGACAAACAAGAGATATTATCGTTTTTGTACAATCAAATAATGATAATTCAGTCGAACTTATCCAATATATTAAATCAGTTAACCCTTCTACCTATATTATTTTTTTAGCAAGAGATTCAGATTTTACTATACTGCGAAATATCTCAAAAGCGGGTGCGGAAGATTTCTTTGTATTACCTGACGAAATGTCATTATTTCTTAGCAGATTCCCGACGATTAAAAAGAACTATGAAATGAAAAAAAGTAATCGAGAAGAAAGTACGGTGGTCTTTGGGAAGGGTAGAGGTCAAATATACTCCTTTTATAGCGGTAAGGGGGGGAGCGGAAAGTCGATCATTTCCTCAACTTTCGCCCAAACACTGAAACTTGAATCAGCTGCAGAGGTAATTTTAATCGATTTCAATATACAGTATGGTGGCATTGAAACGATGATGTCGATTGAAACGAATCGATCAATAGCGGATTTAACACCGGTTATCGAAGAGTTAAATGAAAGCCATGTTAGGAATGTCTCTCAAACTGAAACACATTCGCAATTAGAGATACTAGTAAGCCCCTGTGATGCAGAAGTAGGGGAAACACTCGATGATCAGTTTATTGCTAAGTTGCTTAGGACATGCAGAAGGTCATTTGATTATGTCATTATCGATTTACCTTCCGATATTAATCATTTAATGGTCACAGCAATGGAAGAATCAGACAAGATATATTATGTTCTATACCCTGAAACTTCGTCACTAAAAGTACTTAAGCATTACGAGGAGTTGTGCACTCGTTTGGGAATAGACCTTCAATCTCGATTGGAAATCGTTCTAAATGAGACTTCCAAAGAAAACGAGCTGCAGGAAGGTGACTTAAAGGATATTCTTAGATTTCCGATTACAGCAGCTATTAGAAGGGATTTAAAAGGATTGCAAACCTTTATTAATAAAGGTGAGCCAGTGAGGAAATCTCCAAATGAAAAGAGATTGATCCCTTTTGCGAAGGATATTAGAAAATTCACTAGGGCAGTTCTAAAATAG
- a CDS encoding Sir2 family NAD-dependent protein deacetylase: MKNDIETRIQLAQKTVSDAEYILVGGGAGLSAAAGIEYSGKRFIENFAPFIEKYGLTDMYSSGFYSFPTQEERWAYWAKHIFVNRYEPSSTPLYRELYEWVKDKKYFVITTNVDSQFEKAGFSTNKIFEVQGNYGYLQCSKGCHDTLYDNEKLVKSMVQKTVNCKISTELVPKCPVCGGDVDPHLRINQYFVQDKSWYQSNKAYNDFLKESEGKKIVYLEMGIGFNTPGIIRYPFEQMTYHNEKAMLIRLNREHPEGAKENRNKTIAFTENMQDVVVGIKK, translated from the coding sequence ATGAAAAATGATATTGAGACACGAATTCAATTAGCACAAAAAACAGTGAGTGATGCGGAATATATTTTAGTAGGTGGTGGAGCGGGGTTATCTGCTGCTGCTGGAATTGAATATAGTGGAAAAAGGTTTATCGAGAATTTTGCCCCTTTTATTGAAAAGTATGGATTGACCGATATGTATTCTTCTGGTTTTTATTCGTTTCCAACACAAGAGGAGAGATGGGCTTACTGGGCAAAACATATTTTCGTTAACCGGTATGAACCTAGTTCTACTCCTCTTTACAGAGAATTATATGAATGGGTGAAGGATAAAAAGTATTTTGTCATTACAACCAATGTCGATAGCCAGTTTGAAAAGGCTGGATTCTCTACTAATAAAATATTTGAAGTTCAAGGGAATTATGGTTACCTTCAATGTTCCAAAGGTTGTCACGATACTCTTTATGATAATGAAAAACTAGTAAAGTCAATGGTACAAAAAACGGTTAATTGCAAAATATCTACTGAACTTGTGCCAAAATGTCCTGTTTGTGGTGGAGATGTGGATCCACATTTAAGAATAAACCAATACTTTGTCCAAGATAAATCCTGGTACCAATCCAATAAAGCATATAATGATTTCCTTAAAGAGTCAGAGGGAAAGAAAATAGTTTATTTAGAGATGGGTATTGGATTTAATACGCCTGGAATCATTCGTTATCCATTTGAACAAATGACCTACCATAATGAAAAGGCGATGTTAATTCGCTTGAACAGAGAACACCCAGAAGGAGCAAAAGAAAACAGAAATAAAACCATTGCATTTACAGAGAATATGCAAGATGTAGTAGTAGGAATAAAGAAGTGA
- a CDS encoding nuclear transport factor 2 family protein, producing the protein MPTSQEKAMKVLQSLENANPTAIQEYINPSKYIQHNLAFPDGREVMVGALDDLKEAGTTVDIKRVLVDGDFVAIHTDYHFFGAKAGFDIFRFENGQIVEHWDNLQEKVEKTPSGHTMFDGPTEILDEAKTEENKTLVKQFIQDILMGQNSDKLTSYFDRDKYIQHNPAIADGLSGLGAALEAMAKQGIQMVYNKIHMVLGQGNFVLTVSEGTFGGTHTSFYDLFRVEDGKIAEHWDVMETILPEDQHKNDNGKF; encoded by the coding sequence ATGCCAACGAGTCAAGAAAAAGCAATGAAAGTATTACAAAGTCTTGAAAATGCAAATCCAACTGCCATACAAGAGTACATTAATCCTTCGAAATATATTCAACATAACTTAGCCTTTCCTGATGGAAGAGAAGTGATGGTAGGAGCTTTGGACGACCTTAAAGAAGCGGGAACAACAGTCGATATTAAGAGAGTTCTTGTAGACGGTGACTTTGTCGCTATTCACACAGATTATCATTTCTTCGGAGCAAAAGCTGGATTTGATATTTTCCGTTTTGAAAATGGTCAGATTGTAGAGCATTGGGATAACTTACAGGAGAAGGTAGAAAAGACGCCAAGTGGACATACCATGTTCGATGGGCCAACTGAGATTTTAGATGAAGCCAAAACAGAAGAAAATAAGACTTTAGTTAAACAATTTATTCAGGACATTTTGATGGGTCAAAATTCAGATAAGCTAACTTCGTATTTTGACAGAGATAAGTACATTCAACACAATCCAGCAATTGCTGATGGGCTTTCAGGTCTCGGGGCTGCTTTAGAAGCAATGGCAAAACAAGGTATTCAAATGGTCTATAATAAAATTCATATGGTTCTTGGGCAAGGTAATTTTGTCTTGACAGTAAGCGAGGGGACTTTCGGGGGAACTCACACGTCATTTTATGACTTGTTCAGAGTTGAGGACGGTAAAATTGCTGAACACTGGGATGTAATGGAGACAATTCTGCCAGAAGATCAGCACAAGAACGATAATGGTAAGTTTTAA
- a CDS encoding MFS transporter: MFQTLHPNIKIRIYTSFLSRVVGSAVFPFMAIYFTKEMNASVAGLLMLIQVVVQFITGLYGGFLADIIGRKKLMVTGEIIKVGAFIGMLAVNSPVFTSPWITFMMMLLIGISAGMVNPAAEAMLIDVSTKETRAFMYSVNYWAVNLSIMIGLIIGGWFFEHHFFELIGVLLLMAVVTLWMTSAFIIDTYKVKKDKEEMTYGIKPLIMSYGLVMKDWPFIAFTLGGISILSIEFQRNNFISVRLENEIIPQTIQLFNIFSFTIDGIKLLSLLTVVNTVMIVLFTAAATKWIKGKQEKSIMYIGFILFGLGYFIMAFSNHILTLFLSVVILSIGELLYVPTRQSLLADIVDDSKRGAYMAMNGLVFQVGKMIGALGLIVGNIIGGMAMGLGYLLLVMLGILFSHIALKGSRIEESFIKVKAEVGK; encoded by the coding sequence ATGTTTCAAACCTTACATCCAAATATTAAGATTAGGATCTATACATCATTTTTAAGTAGGGTGGTAGGTTCAGCTGTTTTCCCATTTATGGCTATTTATTTTACGAAAGAAATGAATGCTTCGGTTGCAGGGCTCCTTATGCTCATCCAAGTTGTCGTTCAGTTTATAACTGGATTATATGGAGGATTCCTGGCAGATATTATAGGTAGAAAAAAGTTAATGGTAACAGGAGAAATCATAAAGGTCGGGGCATTTATAGGTATGCTTGCTGTAAATTCACCGGTATTTACTTCTCCATGGATTACGTTTATGATGATGCTTTTAATTGGGATATCAGCAGGGATGGTCAATCCTGCAGCAGAAGCTATGCTAATTGATGTCAGCACGAAAGAAACAAGGGCATTCATGTACTCAGTCAATTATTGGGCCGTAAACTTGTCCATAATGATTGGACTAATCATTGGAGGGTGGTTCTTTGAACATCATTTTTTTGAATTAATAGGTGTATTACTACTTATGGCTGTTGTGACTCTTTGGATGACGTCCGCCTTTATCATCGATACGTATAAAGTCAAAAAAGATAAAGAGGAAATGACTTATGGAATCAAGCCGTTGATCATGAGCTACGGCTTAGTCATGAAGGATTGGCCATTTATTGCTTTTACTCTCGGTGGGATTTCTATACTATCCATTGAATTTCAGCGGAATAATTTTATTTCTGTAAGACTCGAGAACGAAATTATCCCTCAGACGATTCAACTGTTTAACATTTTCTCCTTCACTATTGACGGAATTAAGTTACTGAGTTTACTGACAGTGGTGAATACAGTGATGATCGTTCTATTCACGGCAGCAGCGACTAAATGGATAAAAGGAAAGCAGGAGAAGTCCATCATGTATATTGGGTTTATCCTATTTGGGCTAGGCTATTTTATTATGGCGTTCAGTAATCATATTCTTACTCTGTTCCTCTCTGTTGTCATCTTATCAATCGGTGAGTTGCTTTATGTACCGACTAGGCAGTCGCTCTTAGCAGATATTGTCGATGATAGTAAAAGGGGAGCCTATATGGCCATGAACGGATTGGTGTTTCAAGTAGGGAAAATGATTGGTGCTCTCGGATTGATTGTCGGCAACATCATTGGGGGAATGGCAATGGGACTCGGCTATTTGCTGTTAGTGATGTTAGGTATCCTCTTTTCCCATATAGCCCTGAAAGGTTCACGGATAGAAGAATCCTTCATTAAAGTTAAAGCTGAGGTGGGGAAATAG
- a CDS encoding SDR family oxidoreductase has protein sequence MIPTYPYYDVQTVCKKTPITFPPQHQERQPGLEYLMNPPPISNNPDYKGSGKLKDKVAIITGGDSGIGRAVAISFAKEGADVAIPYLYEHKDAMRTKQMVEQYGRRCLLLPGDLREEAACRDIVRKTLSCYGKVNILVLNQGVQFPQESIMNITKEQLEDTFRTNIYPLFFITQEALPHLKPGSSIINTSSVTAYKGAPLLIDYSSTKGAMVSFTRSLSLQLVHYGIRVNAVAPGPIWTPLTVSSYSADYVKTFGTETPMKRAGQPFELAPTYVYLASDDSSYVTGQVLHVNGGIITDT, from the coding sequence ATGATACCCACCTACCCTTATTATGATGTTCAGACAGTTTGTAAAAAAACACCCATAACGTTTCCTCCACAGCATCAGGAGCGACAGCCTGGTTTAGAATATTTAATGAACCCTCCCCCTATTTCAAACAACCCAGACTATAAAGGAAGCGGAAAACTAAAGGATAAAGTCGCGATTATTACGGGAGGAGATAGTGGCATTGGTCGAGCGGTGGCAATTAGTTTTGCAAAAGAAGGGGCAGATGTAGCCATTCCGTACCTATATGAGCATAAGGATGCCATGAGGACGAAGCAAATGGTTGAACAATATGGACGCAGGTGCTTGCTTCTTCCAGGAGATCTTCGTGAAGAAGCGGCTTGTCGTGATATCGTCAGGAAAACATTGTCTTGCTACGGGAAAGTAAACATCCTCGTGTTGAATCAAGGTGTACAATTCCCACAAGAAAGTATTATGAATATTACAAAGGAGCAATTGGAAGATACATTTAGAACGAATATTTATCCGCTCTTTTTCATCACACAGGAAGCCTTGCCCCACTTAAAACCTGGTAGTTCCATTATTAATACTAGCTCCGTCACAGCGTATAAAGGAGCACCTTTGTTAATTGATTATTCTTCCACCAAAGGCGCGATGGTGTCATTCACTCGTTCATTGTCATTGCAATTAGTTCACTACGGGATTCGCGTAAATGCTGTGGCACCGGGACCTATTTGGACACCACTCACAGTCTCTAGCTACTCAGCAGATTATGTCAAAACATTTGGAACCGAAACACCTATGAAACGGGCTGGGCAACCATTTGAACTAGCCCCAACCTATGTTTATTTAGCTTCCGATGATTCTTCGTACGTTACTGGACAGGTGCTTCACGTAAACGGAGGCATTATTACGGATACTTAA